In a genomic window of Pedosphaera parvula Ellin514:
- a CDS encoding ORF6N domain-containing protein encodes MKKNKLTLANGDLGTMIQVIRGERVILDTDLAKVYGVPTFRFNEAIKRNRSRFPADFLFQLTREEQEALTSQNTMSKPTRGGRRTLPYAFTEHGALMAANILKSQRAVAMSVFVVRAFVKMRDLLTNNKLLAEKLSALEHQLTDRLDDHERAILQILEEIKDLAQLPNETDGKPREIGFHVKDSTGKALKKVKGVRL; translated from the coding sequence GTGAAAAAGAACAAACTCACTTTGGCAAATGGTGATTTGGGAACGATGATTCAGGTCATTCGCGGGGAACGCGTCATTTTGGATACCGACCTGGCAAAGGTATATGGGGTTCCTACTTTCCGGTTCAACGAAGCGATAAAAAGAAATCGCAGCCGATTTCCGGCTGATTTCCTCTTCCAACTCACCCGGGAGGAGCAGGAAGCTTTGACATCGCAAAATACGATGTCAAAGCCGACAAGGGGTGGACGCCGAACTTTGCCTTATGCGTTTACCGAGCATGGTGCATTAATGGCGGCGAATATTTTAAAAAGCCAGAGGGCCGTCGCCATGAGCGTTTTTGTGGTTCGCGCATTTGTCAAGATGCGGGACCTGCTCACGAATAACAAATTGCTCGCCGAAAAGCTTTCAGCCCTGGAGCACCAATTGACAGACCGCCTGGATGACCATGAGAGGGCTATCCTTCAAATATTGGAAGAGATTAAGGATTTGGCGCAGTTGCCAAATGAAACAGACGGGAAGCCGCGCGAAATTGGATTCCACGTAAAAGACTCCACCGGAAAGGCGTTAAAAAAGGTTAAAGGAGTTCGCTTATAG
- a CDS encoding class I fructose-bisphosphate aldolase, with translation MKIYRLNRLFNAKSNRCFDVAVDHGFFNELGFLQGIENLEKSVQTLVAAAPDAIQLTVGQAHYLQSLPGKEKPALVLRTDVANVYGSQLPRTLFSRMIEQPVEQALRLDATCVVVNLFRIPEQPEVSDQCIQNILKIKPECDRIGMPLMIEPLVFQSNQKAGGYMVDGDLDKILPLVRQAVELGADIIKADPTDDVSLYNKVVEIAGRIPVLVRGGGKAPDKEILERTEKLIQQGVAGIVYGRNIIQHADPAGMTRALMAIVHDGAKAAEAAKFIKS, from the coding sequence ATGAAAATTTACCGCCTGAATCGTCTCTTCAACGCCAAATCCAATCGTTGCTTCGACGTCGCCGTGGATCACGGCTTCTTTAATGAACTCGGGTTTCTGCAGGGAATCGAGAACCTCGAGAAGTCTGTGCAAACCCTGGTCGCCGCCGCGCCGGACGCCATCCAGCTTACTGTTGGCCAGGCTCACTACCTGCAATCACTGCCCGGCAAGGAGAAGCCAGCCCTGGTATTGCGCACCGACGTCGCCAACGTGTATGGCTCGCAACTGCCCCGCACGCTCTTCAGCCGTATGATCGAGCAGCCGGTGGAACAGGCGTTGCGTTTGGACGCAACGTGTGTGGTTGTGAACCTGTTCCGCATTCCCGAGCAACCGGAGGTAAGCGACCAATGCATCCAGAACATTCTTAAAATAAAACCGGAGTGTGATCGCATCGGCATGCCCCTCATGATTGAGCCGCTGGTCTTCCAGTCGAACCAGAAGGCGGGTGGCTACATGGTTGATGGCGATCTGGATAAAATTCTGCCGCTGGTGAGGCAGGCTGTGGAACTCGGCGCGGACATCATCAAAGCCGATCCTACCGACGACGTGAGTTTGTATAATAAAGTGGTGGAGATTGCCGGTCGTATTCCAGTCCTCGTGCGTGGCGGTGGCAAGGCGCCTGACAAGGAAATCCTTGAGCGCACTGAAAAACTTATCCAACAGGGTGTTGCCGGCATTGTTTATGGCCGCAATATCATCCAGCACGCTGATCCCGCTGGCATGACACGGGCCTTGATGGCTATCGTGCATGATGGAGCGAAGGCGGCGGAAGCGGCTAAATTTATTAAGAGCTGA
- a CDS encoding peptidase C39 family protein, which yields MQLRTLIFGFLTLILPASFCLADAATSTDAARNRCSYMGLKDITKFTKSSGASNEVVLISPEIKAPIDWDELVVSWNVLKGVHLKMEARAICPDHITKYYTMSRWSDDTDHFPRESVNKQGDADGTVSIDTLILKKPASKVQIRITMGGGDPTAAVKYLGLSFCNSQVQPVALKPNKSAWGKVVEVPERRQNDYEGGDGWCSPTSLSMDLAYWSDKLNRPELNHTVPETAHAIFDQGLDGTGNWPFNTAYAGSYSGFRAYVTRMDDVAEVEDWIAAGIPVIVSVSSYIVSNRTIGPDNGHLIVCVGFDEKGDVVVNDPGVSVKRNLRARRVYTRENFVKAWKKSKNAVYLVYPETAQIPKDPFNHWDHSN from the coding sequence ATGCAACTCCGCACGCTTATATTTGGGTTTTTGACACTCATTTTGCCAGCCAGTTTTTGCCTCGCAGACGCAGCAACCTCCACGGATGCGGCGCGCAACCGCTGCAGTTATATGGGACTGAAGGACATCACAAAATTTACAAAATCCTCCGGAGCCAGCAATGAAGTGGTCCTGATCTCCCCGGAAATCAAGGCGCCCATTGATTGGGATGAACTGGTTGTTTCGTGGAATGTGCTCAAGGGAGTGCATCTGAAAATGGAGGCTCGCGCCATATGCCCGGACCACATCACCAAATACTACACCATGAGCCGGTGGTCGGACGATACCGACCATTTCCCACGCGAAAGTGTGAACAAGCAAGGCGACGCTGACGGCACGGTGAGCATCGACACCCTTATCCTGAAAAAGCCGGCCTCCAAAGTACAAATCCGCATCACCATGGGCGGAGGAGACCCGACTGCCGCAGTCAAATACCTCGGTCTCTCCTTTTGCAACAGCCAGGTGCAGCCGGTCGCATTGAAACCAAACAAGTCTGCCTGGGGCAAGGTGGTGGAAGTCCCCGAGCGTCGGCAAAATGATTACGAAGGTGGCGATGGCTGGTGCAGCCCCACTTCACTTTCCATGGATCTGGCTTATTGGAGCGATAAATTAAATCGCCCCGAATTGAACCACACGGTTCCTGAAACAGCTCATGCCATATTTGACCAGGGCCTGGATGGCACTGGAAATTGGCCTTTTAATACCGCCTACGCGGGAAGCTATTCCGGCTTTCGCGCTTATGTGACACGTATGGATGACGTAGCCGAAGTGGAGGATTGGATTGCCGCTGGCATCCCAGTCATCGTCTCCGTTTCTTCTTATATCGTCAGCAATCGCACCATCGGTCCGGACAATGGCCATCTGATCGTTTGCGTGGGATTCGATGAAAAGGGAGATGTGGTAGTGAACGATCCCGGGGTTTCAGTGAAGCGGAACCTGCGCGCCCGCCGTGTTTACACTCGTGAAAACTTTGTCAAAGCATGGAAGAAATCCAAGAATGCGGTCTACCTTGTCTATCCCGAAACTGCACAGATTCCGAAGGACCCATTCAATCATTGGGATCACAGCAACTGA
- a CDS encoding Dabb family protein has translation MFSHVVIFWTDPANPKSTDELIAGANKYLKPIPGVLQFHIGKMVGSHRPVVDQTYQVALNLVFPDKKTQDDYQVHPLHVEFIEKAFKPNCKKVVVYDFE, from the coding sequence ATGTTCTCACACGTCGTTATCTTTTGGACCGACCCTGCCAATCCCAAATCCACCGATGAATTGATTGCCGGCGCGAATAAATATCTGAAGCCCATCCCGGGTGTCCTGCAATTCCACATTGGCAAGATGGTCGGCAGTCATCGGCCGGTTGTAGATCAGACCTATCAAGTCGCATTGAACCTGGTGTTTCCCGATAAGAAGACGCAGGATGATTACCAGGTGCATCCCTTGCACGTCGAATTCATCGAGAAAGCGTTCAAGCCCAACTGCAAGAAAGTCGTGGTTTACGACTTCGAATAA
- a CDS encoding tyrosine recombinase, with protein MQTLVEDFLQYLRHERGQSEHTQKTYAALLGKFLNWAQIQKLTDWKEVELKHLTAFLMFERERLVEVKEGQSPRKLSSESVYLEIAALRAFYKFAENEKILPLNIAESLSLPRRWKRLPKALSDLEITQLLTLEIPETPRTLGDQAVLELAYASGLRLAELRNIRMEQLHLEVGFINVIGKGNKERVVPVGSKAVQALQRYLESGRPKLVTPRSPANVFLTMRGTPFAAVTLWKRIKDRVKRSGVARNVTPHMLRHSFATHLLEHGADLRVIQELLGHANISTTEIYTHVSGSRLREVHRKFHPRG; from the coding sequence ATGCAAACCCTGGTCGAAGATTTTTTGCAATATCTGCGTCACGAGCGCGGACAATCCGAACACACGCAGAAGACCTACGCGGCATTGCTGGGGAAATTTCTTAACTGGGCGCAAATTCAGAAATTAACGGACTGGAAGGAGGTGGAGTTGAAGCATCTCACCGCCTTCCTGATGTTCGAACGCGAACGGCTAGTGGAGGTGAAAGAAGGGCAGAGTCCGCGTAAGCTGAGTTCGGAAAGTGTTTACCTTGAAATCGCAGCACTTCGAGCCTTTTACAAATTCGCCGAGAACGAAAAGATTCTGCCGCTGAATATTGCAGAAAGCCTTTCCCTGCCGCGCCGGTGGAAGCGATTGCCCAAGGCATTGTCAGACCTTGAAATTACGCAATTGCTAACGCTTGAGATTCCGGAAACGCCCCGGACGCTCGGCGATCAGGCTGTTTTGGAGCTGGCTTATGCTTCAGGCCTGCGCCTGGCCGAGTTGCGCAACATCCGCATGGAACAACTGCATTTGGAAGTCGGGTTCATCAACGTCATTGGCAAGGGCAATAAGGAGCGTGTTGTGCCAGTGGGCAGCAAGGCGGTTCAGGCTTTGCAACGCTACCTTGAGTCCGGTCGCCCCAAGCTTGTTACTCCACGTTCACCAGCAAATGTGTTTCTGACGATGCGTGGAACACCCTTTGCCGCCGTGACACTCTGGAAGCGGATCAAGGACCGGGTCAAGCGCTCGGGCGTTGCGCGCAATGTGACGCCGCATATGCTGCGTCACAGCTTTGCCACGCACTTGCTGGAGCATGGCGCGGATTTGCGCGTGATTCAGGAATTACTCGGCCATGCCAATATCAGCACGACCGAGATCTACACGCATGTGAGCGGCAGCCGTCTTCGCGAGGTCCACCGGAAATTTCACCCTCGCGGCTAG
- a CDS encoding HEAT repeat domain-containing protein gives MAPVHRKTARLVFIIVLAVLVLFFLVLHRGGTPEPVYNGKSLTEWLENFSPDAIRAIGTNGIPTLLNLLRRKDSGLQKRFIMLSEKPALFRFRKYSPFRLYSADFYRANAGSAFCMLGPVAKDAVPELSELLNDEDYSIRKHAMLAMSGIGTEMVVLPYTHALTNDSREVRSMAAAQLGWGAQTAKKKAAKAIASPSTESAEPWKCYLMNSKTIVSSLVAALKDPDPDVREGAIYSLGRIGLEPELALPALSAELQDKDAKMRKAAARALKGFGDDASWQ, from the coding sequence ATGGCACCCGTTCATAGAAAAACCGCCCGTTTGGTTTTTATTATTGTTCTGGCAGTCCTCGTTTTGTTTTTTCTTGTTCTTCACCGCGGCGGTACCCCTGAACCTGTTTACAATGGAAAATCGCTTACGGAATGGCTGGAGAACTTCAGTCCTGACGCTATTCGGGCCATAGGCACCAACGGGATCCCCACACTCCTGAATTTGCTTCGCCGCAAAGATTCCGGTCTCCAGAAGCGTTTTATTATGCTTTCGGAGAAACCAGCCCTCTTTCGATTTCGAAAGTATTCGCCGTTTCGATTATATTCGGCAGATTTTTATCGTGCGAATGCGGGCTCTGCATTCTGTATGTTAGGGCCCGTGGCCAAGGATGCCGTGCCTGAACTGAGTGAATTATTGAATGACGAAGATTACTCCATTCGAAAGCATGCAATGCTCGCCATGAGTGGGATTGGGACTGAAATGGTCGTGCTTCCTTATACACACGCTCTTACCAACGATAGCCGGGAGGTGCGATCGATGGCTGCTGCTCAGTTGGGCTGGGGAGCACAGACGGCCAAAAAGAAAGCCGCAAAGGCAATTGCTTCCCCAAGCACGGAATCGGCGGAACCATGGAAGTGCTACCTCATGAACTCCAAAACCATTGTATCTTCACTCGTGGCAGCCTTAAAAGATCCTGACCCTGACGTCCGGGAGGGAGCGATCTACTCGCTCGGACGCATTGGCTTGGAACCAGAACTGGCGCTTCCCGCCTTAAGTGCTGAACTGCAGGATAAGGATGCAAAAATGCGCAAAGCTGCTGCCCGTGCGCTCAAGGGCTTTGGAGATGATGCGAGCTGGCAATAG
- a CDS encoding addiction module protein → MSPSLKAIKRQALELTPEEREMLANHLLRSLNDAPLSSMDELWVNEAERRYQHFKAGMTEAIPEDKIFSQIREELRWPT, encoded by the coding sequence ATGTCTCCCTCGCTAAAAGCAATCAAACGGCAAGCCCTTGAGCTAACTCCAGAAGAGAGAGAAATGCTTGCGAATCATCTTTTGCGCAGTCTGAACGACGCGCCCTTGAGTTCGATGGATGAGCTTTGGGTAAACGAGGCTGAGCGTCGCTATCAACATTTTAAGGCGGGAATGACGGAGGCAATTCCGGAAGATAAAATTTTTTCGCAAATCCGCGAGGAATTGAGATGGCCAACCTAA
- a CDS encoding phosphoribosylaminoimidazolesuccinocarboxamide synthase, translating into MNEPLLQLDLPGIRKLKSGKVREVFDLGDRLLFVATDRISAFDCIMPNGIPRKGEVLTQISYFWFDQMASFQPNHLLSKPNDSLPILLQPYAAQLAGRCMIVKKAQPLAIECVVRGYLAGSGWKEYQERQTVCGIKLPAGLKESSELPEPIFTPATKAESGHDENISFEEASKLVGSDIAEKARSASMKIYKFAREYARQRGIIIADTKFEFGLFDDELLLIDEVLTPDSSRFWPADQYQPGRSQPSFDKQFVRDYLETLDWDKTPPAPKLPPEVVEKSQAKYLDAYHRLTGQLLG; encoded by the coding sequence TTGAACGAGCCTCTTCTACAACTTGATTTGCCCGGCATCCGCAAACTTAAAAGCGGCAAGGTCCGTGAAGTATTTGATTTGGGTGACCGCCTGCTGTTCGTGGCCACGGACCGCATTTCCGCTTTTGACTGCATCATGCCGAATGGCATCCCGCGCAAAGGCGAGGTCCTGACGCAAATTTCCTATTTCTGGTTCGATCAGATGGCATCGTTTCAGCCGAACCATTTGCTTTCCAAGCCGAATGATTCTCTGCCCATCCTGTTGCAACCTTACGCTGCGCAATTGGCGGGCCGCTGCATGATCGTGAAAAAAGCGCAACCGCTCGCCATTGAATGCGTGGTGCGCGGTTATCTCGCCGGCTCGGGCTGGAAGGAATACCAGGAACGGCAGACCGTGTGCGGCATCAAACTCCCGGCAGGTTTGAAGGAATCGTCAGAATTGCCTGAACCGATTTTTACGCCGGCCACCAAGGCGGAATCCGGGCACGACGAGAATATTTCGTTTGAAGAAGCCTCCAAATTGGTCGGCAGCGACATCGCTGAGAAGGCACGCTCGGCGAGCATGAAGATTTACAAGTTCGCCCGCGAATATGCCCGGCAACGCGGGATCATCATTGCTGATACCAAATTCGAGTTTGGCCTGTTCGATGATGAACTGCTGCTGATCGATGAAGTGCTGACCCCTGATTCCTCCCGCTTCTGGCCCGCAGATCAATATCAGCCAGGTCGCAGCCAGCCGAGTTTTGATAAACAATTCGTGCGTGATTACCTCGAAACGTTGGATTGGGACAAAACACCACCTGCGCCCAAATTGCCGCCTGAGGTGGTGGAAAAATCGCAGGCGAAGTATTTGGATGCATACCATCGCCTGACTGGACAATTGTTAGGCTAA
- a CDS encoding SDR family NAD(P)-dependent oxidoreductase, with protein sequence MNFLVTGGAGFIGSHVCERLLQSGHSVWALDDLNPFYSPAVKESNLREVAALGKPFKFVLGELSDARIVGNVFKEVQFDQVIHLAARAGVRPSLDEPEFFQQVNVEGTVNILEAARRHGVKKVLIASSSSVYGVNRKIPFAESDPVFSVISPYAASKLACEALGHVYHHVYGMDVSMLRFFTVYGPRQRPDLAIHKFAKLITTGKPIPVYGDGSTARDYTYISDIVDGVVACTERKFTYEIFNLGGSETVNLSRLIEVLEQSLGKKAIIQRHPAQPGDVPLTYADITKSHQLLNYAPKVKIEQGIPLFVDWFRQATAGREF encoded by the coding sequence ATGAATTTTTTAGTGACGGGTGGTGCGGGCTTCATCGGTTCGCATGTATGCGAGCGATTGTTGCAGTCCGGTCATTCCGTTTGGGCCTTGGACGATCTGAATCCATTCTACAGCCCGGCCGTAAAGGAGAGCAACCTGCGCGAAGTCGCCGCCCTTGGAAAACCATTCAAGTTCGTCTTGGGTGAACTGTCAGATGCCAGAATCGTTGGCAACGTTTTCAAGGAAGTGCAGTTTGACCAGGTGATTCATCTCGCCGCCCGCGCCGGCGTGAGGCCCAGCTTGGATGAACCGGAATTTTTCCAGCAGGTAAATGTCGAGGGCACTGTGAACATCCTGGAAGCCGCGCGTCGGCATGGGGTAAAAAAAGTGCTCATTGCCTCCTCCTCCTCTGTGTATGGAGTGAATAGGAAAATTCCTTTTGCGGAGAGCGACCCGGTCTTTTCCGTCATCTCACCCTATGCCGCCAGCAAGCTCGCCTGCGAAGCGCTTGGACATGTTTATCATCACGTTTATGGTATGGATGTTTCCATGCTCCGCTTTTTTACCGTCTATGGTCCGCGCCAACGCCCCGATCTGGCTATTCATAAGTTCGCGAAGCTGATCACAACTGGAAAACCGATCCCAGTTTATGGCGATGGTTCCACGGCACGTGATTATACCTACATCAGCGACATAGTGGATGGGGTGGTTGCGTGTACCGAGCGGAAGTTTACTTACGAAATTTTCAACCTGGGCGGTTCAGAAACGGTAAATTTGAGCCGACTGATTGAAGTGCTGGAGCAATCTTTGGGCAAAAAAGCGATTATCCAGCGCCACCCTGCCCAACCCGGTGATGTTCCACTTACTTATGCGGATATCACTAAATCCCATCAACTTCTGAATTACGCTCCGAAAGTGAAAATTGAGCAAGGCATTCCACTTTTCGTAGATTGGTTCAGGCAGGCAACCGCAGGCAGAGAATTTTAA
- a CDS encoding M20 family metallopeptidase: MTRTQKLLAELIALPSVNPAFLPAGHPRSGEHRVVDFLTATAAKAGLDVDQQQVFPQRCNLIAQLSPTGEVRQRILLAPHLDTVDVASEDQLVPAIKNGRLYGRGACDTKGSAAAMLTAIFELAEGKVRPAHTEINFLGLIDEEAGQGGSHAFAEKGFKADLAIVGEPTLLQLVTAHKGNLWLKLETHGKAAHGSCPELGKNAVHAMARIVDLLETKYAAQLRKRKHPLLGNATINVGTIQGGVQANIVPSYCSITLDRRTLPGETDASVWREIQALLKQHNLMATLGNTKASPCLPMETSSKLPLVQQFLRVLGQRKPQGVDYFCDASVLAHGGIPSIVFGPGDIAQAHTADEWISLQSLERGKDLMVKFLKSLP; this comes from the coding sequence ATGACGCGGACACAAAAGTTACTTGCAGAATTAATCGCGCTACCGAGCGTGAATCCTGCTTTTTTGCCAGCCGGACATCCTCGCTCTGGCGAACACCGCGTGGTTGATTTCCTGACCGCAACCGCTGCCAAGGCCGGTTTGGACGTGGACCAGCAGCAGGTGTTTCCGCAGAGATGCAATCTGATTGCGCAATTGTCCCCTACCGGAGAGGTTCGGCAACGCATCTTGCTGGCTCCGCATTTGGATACCGTCGATGTCGCTTCGGAAGATCAACTGGTTCCGGCTATCAAGAATGGCCGGCTTTACGGACGTGGAGCTTGCGATACCAAAGGCTCGGCAGCGGCCATGCTCACTGCTATCTTTGAATTGGCCGAAGGCAAAGTTCGGCCTGCACACACGGAAATCAATTTTTTGGGGTTGATCGACGAGGAAGCCGGTCAGGGCGGCTCGCACGCTTTTGCTGAAAAAGGCTTCAAGGCCGATCTCGCCATTGTCGGCGAACCCACCCTGTTACAATTGGTCACTGCCCACAAAGGAAATCTTTGGCTTAAACTCGAAACCCATGGCAAAGCAGCCCACGGCTCATGCCCTGAGCTGGGCAAAAACGCTGTGCATGCAATGGCCAGAATAGTGGATCTGCTGGAAACGAAATACGCCGCACAGCTGCGCAAACGTAAGCACCCACTGCTTGGCAATGCGACCATCAATGTCGGCACCATCCAAGGCGGTGTGCAGGCCAATATTGTTCCTTCCTACTGCTCCATCACTTTGGATCGCAGGACCTTGCCCGGCGAAACGGATGCAAGCGTATGGCGCGAAATTCAGGCGCTGCTCAAGCAGCACAACCTGATGGCAACGCTCGGCAATACGAAAGCTTCACCTTGTCTTCCCATGGAAACCAGCAGCAAACTCCCGCTGGTACAACAATTTCTACGGGTCCTCGGTCAAAGGAAGCCTCAAGGAGTCGATTACTTCTGTGATGCCTCGGTTCTGGCACATGGGGGAATTCCGAGTATCGTATTTGGACCGGGCGACATCGCCCAAGCCCATACGGCGGATGAATGGATTTCCCTGCAATCACTCGAGCGCGGCAAGGATTTGATGGTTAAGTTTCTTAAATCACTGCCTTGA
- a CDS encoding lipopolysaccharide biosynthesis protein, with amino-acid sequence MTEAFHKSTFFRQSGWMMIATVMSGVFMALIHGFAKVLPKQEYSAMGVLFQVLVWMQIPGIGLQMVFAQQASAVVNPEQRRQLVGTVRAVLLWTFVIWLAMAVVAVLGHRTFIAALKLSNPAAFWLTVVIGLAAVWFPIFQGLLQGRQNFLWLGWTAIFNGVGRFGIVVVVVTLLHGLAAGIMAGVLIGFIAAVSTGAWQNLDLIWKETSAPFQAGAWLRRVLPLTLGCGAFQFLFSADAIVVQNYLGADGQAAPYVFGGTMARAIILLIAPLAAVMFPKLVHSAARSQKTNLLGMTLLGTIIIGILSVIGLSIVGPLLIKRFFPDFVSIIPLIPLFGACMIPLAVANVLLNNLMAHSRFKVAPFLVATAVGYWIALQHYHADFKQVIQTFGIFSLIFLAICALFTWVPKDRSKIAAAE; translated from the coding sequence ATGACCGAAGCTTTCCATAAATCGACCTTCTTCCGGCAAAGCGGCTGGATGATGATTGCCACCGTGATGAGCGGGGTGTTCATGGCTCTGATTCACGGGTTTGCCAAAGTACTTCCCAAACAGGAATACAGTGCGATGGGAGTCCTGTTCCAGGTTCTGGTCTGGATGCAAATTCCCGGTATCGGTTTGCAGATGGTATTTGCCCAGCAAGCTTCAGCCGTGGTGAATCCAGAACAAAGAAGACAGTTGGTTGGCACCGTGCGGGCTGTGCTGCTCTGGACTTTTGTTATCTGGCTGGCCATGGCAGTGGTTGCCGTATTGGGACACCGTACTTTTATTGCCGCCCTGAAACTCTCCAACCCCGCAGCCTTTTGGCTGACCGTTGTGATTGGCCTGGCTGCAGTATGGTTTCCAATATTTCAAGGATTGTTACAGGGGCGACAAAATTTTCTTTGGCTGGGCTGGACCGCCATCTTTAACGGCGTCGGGAGATTTGGGATCGTGGTGGTTGTTGTTACCCTGCTCCACGGTTTGGCGGCTGGAATTATGGCCGGCGTTCTTATCGGATTTATAGCTGCGGTATCCACCGGGGCCTGGCAAAATCTTGATCTAATATGGAAAGAAACCAGCGCCCCATTTCAGGCCGGTGCCTGGTTGCGGCGGGTTTTGCCTTTGACACTTGGCTGCGGAGCTTTCCAATTTCTGTTTAGCGCGGATGCCATTGTCGTCCAGAATTATTTGGGCGCCGATGGTCAGGCAGCGCCTTATGTTTTCGGAGGCACGATGGCAAGAGCGATCATTCTTCTCATCGCCCCTTTGGCTGCCGTTATGTTTCCGAAGCTGGTGCATAGCGCTGCGCGGTCGCAAAAGACCAACTTGTTGGGAATGACTCTGCTTGGAACCATAATAATAGGGATCCTCTCTGTGATTGGACTCTCCATTGTAGGCCCTCTGCTTATCAAGCGCTTTTTTCCTGATTTTGTCTCGATCATCCCGCTTATTCCACTTTTTGGCGCTTGCATGATTCCTTTGGCCGTGGCGAACGTTCTGCTCAACAACCTCATGGCCCACTCACGTTTCAAGGTTGCTCCTTTTTTGGTCGCCACTGCTGTCGGCTATTGGATCGCCCTGCAACATTATCATGCCGACTTCAAACAGGTGATCCAGACGTTTGGCATTTTCAGCCTGATTTTTCTCGCTATTTGCGCCCTGTTTACCTGGGTGCCGAAGGATAGGTCAAAGATCGCAGCAGCTGAATAG
- a CDS encoding glycosyltransferase: MPEQAPSLLLLIPAYNEEHRIEPVLVQFAEYFQKNYPGPFQLVVVLNGCRDNTLGVVQRVREKYPSVSALEFAEPIGKGGALIEGLKLAPLADLIGYVDADGATGPKAFHDLVKRWPEAQCVIGSRWLPGAVLHQSQSGRRQFASRVFHLIVQSFFWMNIRDTQCGAKVMRRTAVETVHPSLRIADMAFDINLLYSLKRAGFTILEVPTEWTDKIGSKVTLGKTSLTMLLSVIRLRLFYSPFYKLLRPFSPLEAWVYKKLRAPRPLPGPRDGKREL, from the coding sequence GTGCCCGAGCAAGCGCCCAGCCTGTTATTGCTGATTCCAGCTTACAACGAAGAGCACCGGATCGAACCGGTGCTTGTGCAGTTTGCTGAATACTTCCAGAAGAATTATCCCGGCCCATTCCAACTCGTAGTGGTTTTAAATGGATGTCGCGACAATACATTGGGGGTGGTGCAAAGGGTCAGGGAAAAGTATCCCTCAGTCAGCGCCCTGGAGTTTGCCGAACCGATTGGCAAGGGTGGCGCCTTGATTGAAGGTCTCAAGCTCGCGCCACTGGCCGACTTGATCGGCTACGTTGATGCGGATGGAGCGACTGGTCCGAAGGCTTTTCACGATCTGGTGAAGCGGTGGCCGGAGGCGCAATGTGTCATTGGTTCACGCTGGTTGCCCGGGGCTGTGCTTCATCAATCTCAATCAGGCCGGCGGCAGTTCGCCAGCCGAGTGTTCCACCTCATCGTGCAATCATTTTTCTGGATGAACATTCGCGACACGCAATGTGGTGCCAAGGTGATGCGTCGTACGGCAGTCGAGACGGTTCATCCCTCGTTGCGCATCGCCGACATGGCTTTCGACATCAATCTGCTTTACAGCCTGAAGCGGGCTGGTTTCACCATTCTTGAGGTGCCAACGGAATGGACAGATAAAATTGGTTCGAAAGTGACCTTGGGCAAGACCTCGCTTACCATGCTGTTGTCGGTTATCCGATTGCGGTTGTTTTACTCGCCATTTTATAAATTGTTGCGTCCATTCAGTCCATTGGAAGCATGGGTTTATAAAAAGCTGAGAGCACCCAGACCATTGCCCGGACCGAGGGACGGCAAACGCGAACTTTGA